The genomic DNA TGGAGCGGGCGCGATGGCCCGTCAGGCCCGGGCAAGCGCATGGCGGCGGGCCACCTCGGCCCAGTCGATGACGTTGTAGAACGCGGCGATGTATTCGGGACGCCGGTTCTGGTACTGCAGGTAATAGGCGTGTTCCCACACATCAAGCCCCAGCACGGGCGTGTGGCCCGACATCGGGCCCGCCATGAGCGGGCTGTCCTGGTTGCCCGTGCTTTCCACCACCAGCTGGCCCGCCTTGGTCACGCAAAGCCAGGCCCAGCCGCTGCCAAAGCGCGTGAGCGCGGCCTTGGTGAAGGCCTCCTTGAAGGCGCCGAACCCGCCCAGATCCGTATCGATGGCCCGCGCCAGCTCTCCCTGGGGCTGGCCGCCGCCCCGGGGCGACATCACGCTCCAGAAGAGGCTGTGGTTGGCATGGCCGCCGCCATTGTTGCGGACCGGGCCCTGCAGGTTCTCGGGCAGCAGCACCAGCCGCGCCACCAGCTCATCGATGGACAGGTGGGCGTGCGGCGTGCCTTCCAGCGCGGCGTTCAGGTTGTTGATGTAGGTCTGGTGGTGCCGGGTGTGGTGGATCTCCATCGTGCGGGCATCGATGTGGGGCTCGAGCGCGTCATAGGCATAGGGCAAGGCGGGCAAGGTATGGGGCATGGTGTCCTTGGATCGGAAACGGAGTGGATAAAAAGGCCGGAGCGCGTCGTCTTTCGGGCCATGGCACCCCACGGCCAGGAAGCGGCACGCCCTTCAGTGCGGCCCCGGGCCGTGGGCCAAATGGGCCGAGGCCAGGGCCTGCGTGACGGACGGGTGCGCGCCATGGGCCTGCACATGGCGCAGCAAGGCGGCATGGGTTTCGCGGCTGTGGCGCCACGCGGCCTGCTGCAGGCCCGCGCCGTGGCGTGCATCGGCCATCAGG from Acidovorax sp. A79 includes the following:
- a CDS encoding superoxide dismutase; protein product: MPHTLPALPYAYDALEPHIDARTMEIHHTRHHQTYINNLNAALEGTPHAHLSIDELVARLVLLPENLQGPVRNNGGGHANHSLFWSVMSPRGGGQPQGELARAIDTDLGGFGAFKEAFTKAALTRFGSGWAWLCVTKAGQLVVESTGNQDSPLMAGPMSGHTPVLGLDVWEHAYYLQYQNRRPEYIAAFYNVIDWAEVARRHALARA